A portion of the Glycine max cultivar Williams 82 chromosome 10, Glycine_max_v4.0, whole genome shotgun sequence genome contains these proteins:
- the LOC100813945 gene encoding putative serine/threonine-protein kinase isoform X2 codes for MKIPCFSCFSPSTTEKNNNNDYPDEEINDGSFRLFTHKQLKLATRNFHSSEKVGEGGFGSVFKLVDGSFVAVKVLSVEVESMRGEREFVAELATLANIKHQNLVSLKGCCVEGAYRYLVYDYMENNSLYNTFLGSEERRMRFNWEIRKDVSIGVARGLDFLHEELKPHIVHRDIKAKNILLDRNFIPKVSDFGLAKLLRDETSYISTRVAGTLGYLAPEYANSGQVSRKSDVYSFGVLLLQIVSGLAVVDAYQDIERFIVEKAWAAYQSNDLLKLVDPMLNMNFPEEEALKFLKVGLLCVQETAKLRPRMSEVVEKLTKDIDMRDVHISKPGFVADLRNIRIKQQNLNSSEESSSAGATFTSSISSSANLARYLLD; via the exons AtgaagattccttgtttctcttGTTTCTCGCCATCGACCActgaaaaaaacaacaacaacg ATTACCCAGATGAAGAGATCAACGATGGGAGCTTTCGTTTATTCACTCACAAGCAATTGAAATTAGCCACGCGCAATTTTCATTCCTCGGAGAAGGTTGGAGAAGGTGGCTTTGGATCTgtctttaag CTTGTGGATGGATCTTTTGTGGCGGTGAAAGTGCTTTCGGTTGAGGTGGAATCCATGCGTGGAGAGAGGGAATTTGTGGCGGAATTGGCCACACTTGCAAACATCAAGCACCAAAATCTTGTAAGCCTAAAAGGGTGTTGTGTGGAAGGTGCTTATAGATATTTGGTCTATGATTATATGGAGAACAATAGCCTCTACAACACTTTCTTAG GTTCGGAAGAGAGAAGGATGAGATTCAATTGGGAAATAAGGAAGGACGTATCCATAGGTGTGGCTCGGGGGCTTGACTTTCTCCATGAGGAGCTTAAGCCTCATATCGTACATAGAGACatcaaagccaaaaacatacTTCTTGATAGAAATTTCATACCAAAGGTTTCAGATTTTGGTCTGGCAAAATTGCTGAGAGACGAAACATCTTACATCAGCACTCGGGTAGCAGGGACATT GGGTTATCTAGCTCCAGAATATGCAAATTCCGGCCAGGTTTCGCGAAAATCAGATGTTTATAGCTTCGGAGTGTTGCTTTTACAAATTGTGAGTGGCCTAGCAGTGGTGGATGCCTATCAAGACATTGAACGTTTCATAGTGGAGAAG GCGTGGGCAGCGTATCAATCTAATGATCTATTAAAATTGGTGGATCCCATGCTTAATATGAATTTTCCAGAGGAAGAGGCATTGAAATTCCTCAAGGTGGGGCTGCTTTGCGTGCAAGAAACTGCCAAGCTTAGGCCACGAATGTCAGAAGTTGTAGAGAAGTTGACCAAGGACATTGATATGAGAGATGTTCACATTTCGAAGCCAGGGTTCGTTGCTGATCTCAGGAACATCAGAATCAAACAACAAAACCTAAACTCGTCCGAGGAATCAAGTTCTGCTGGAGCAACCTTTACAAGCTCCATTTCGAGTTCGGCCAATCTTGCTCGTTATTTATTAGATTGA
- the LOC100813945 gene encoding putative serine/threonine-protein kinase isoform X1: MKIPCFSCFSPSTTEKNNNNDYPDEEINDGSFRLFTHKQLKLATRNFHSSEKVGEGGFGSVFKGKLVDGSFVAVKVLSVEVESMRGEREFVAELATLANIKHQNLVSLKGCCVEGAYRYLVYDYMENNSLYNTFLGSEERRMRFNWEIRKDVSIGVARGLDFLHEELKPHIVHRDIKAKNILLDRNFIPKVSDFGLAKLLRDETSYISTRVAGTLGYLAPEYANSGQVSRKSDVYSFGVLLLQIVSGLAVVDAYQDIERFIVEKAWAAYQSNDLLKLVDPMLNMNFPEEEALKFLKVGLLCVQETAKLRPRMSEVVEKLTKDIDMRDVHISKPGFVADLRNIRIKQQNLNSSEESSSAGATFTSSISSSANLARYLLD, from the exons AtgaagattccttgtttctcttGTTTCTCGCCATCGACCActgaaaaaaacaacaacaacg ATTACCCAGATGAAGAGATCAACGATGGGAGCTTTCGTTTATTCACTCACAAGCAATTGAAATTAGCCACGCGCAATTTTCATTCCTCGGAGAAGGTTGGAGAAGGTGGCTTTGGATCTgtctttaag GGGAAGCTTGTGGATGGATCTTTTGTGGCGGTGAAAGTGCTTTCGGTTGAGGTGGAATCCATGCGTGGAGAGAGGGAATTTGTGGCGGAATTGGCCACACTTGCAAACATCAAGCACCAAAATCTTGTAAGCCTAAAAGGGTGTTGTGTGGAAGGTGCTTATAGATATTTGGTCTATGATTATATGGAGAACAATAGCCTCTACAACACTTTCTTAG GTTCGGAAGAGAGAAGGATGAGATTCAATTGGGAAATAAGGAAGGACGTATCCATAGGTGTGGCTCGGGGGCTTGACTTTCTCCATGAGGAGCTTAAGCCTCATATCGTACATAGAGACatcaaagccaaaaacatacTTCTTGATAGAAATTTCATACCAAAGGTTTCAGATTTTGGTCTGGCAAAATTGCTGAGAGACGAAACATCTTACATCAGCACTCGGGTAGCAGGGACATT GGGTTATCTAGCTCCAGAATATGCAAATTCCGGCCAGGTTTCGCGAAAATCAGATGTTTATAGCTTCGGAGTGTTGCTTTTACAAATTGTGAGTGGCCTAGCAGTGGTGGATGCCTATCAAGACATTGAACGTTTCATAGTGGAGAAG GCGTGGGCAGCGTATCAATCTAATGATCTATTAAAATTGGTGGATCCCATGCTTAATATGAATTTTCCAGAGGAAGAGGCATTGAAATTCCTCAAGGTGGGGCTGCTTTGCGTGCAAGAAACTGCCAAGCTTAGGCCACGAATGTCAGAAGTTGTAGAGAAGTTGACCAAGGACATTGATATGAGAGATGTTCACATTTCGAAGCCAGGGTTCGTTGCTGATCTCAGGAACATCAGAATCAAACAACAAAACCTAAACTCGTCCGAGGAATCAAGTTCTGCTGGAGCAACCTTTACAAGCTCCATTTCGAGTTCGGCCAATCTTGCTCGTTATTTATTAGATTGA